Proteins encoded by one window of Aphis gossypii isolate Hap1 chromosome X, ASM2018417v2, whole genome shotgun sequence:
- the LOC126551808 gene encoding outer dense fiber protein 3-like protein 2, with amino-acid sequence MRLNQKQTSLRVPGPKYDLSNITRRGPVKVIGASLASKLKEQTTRTPGPAAYNTVPCMSATLPTIPQCSMGMRRDCMQKSTRTPVANAYALSTTIGNQAPDMPSAPMYTILGRYPGRRWCSSPGPARYSAVCRLAPNLS; translated from the exons ATGCGGTTGAACCAGAAACAGACGTCGCTGCGAGTTCCAGGTCCCAAGTACGATCTGAGCAACATCACCAGGCGCGGACCGGTGAAAGTCATAGGAGCTTCGCTGGCGTCAAAGTTGAAAGAACAAACGACGCGGACTCCCGGACCGGCCGCGTACAACACCGTGCCCTGCATGTCAGCCACTTTGCCCACGATTCCGCAGTGTTCCATGGG GATGAGACGGGACTGCATGCAGAAGTCTACGCGCACGCCGGTTGCAAATGCGTACGCATTGTCAACGACCATCGGAAACCAAGCGCCCGACATGCCGTCGGCGCCCATGTACACGATTTTGGGACGGTACCCGGGACGACGGTGGTGCTCTTCGCCGGGACCGGCCCGCTACTCGGCCGTATGCCGACTCGCTCCAAACCTTTCTTGA
- the LOC126552364 gene encoding protein FAM200B-like, whose product MDKFLIKRPSTSCESVIVNKKRKLSETTTDQSINEELEEKKTYNFENHKKERKYQDQYIKFGFTFIEEKGKHRPKCLICLEILASESMKPSKLKRHLETKHPQFISQKALVASFEVSYLIAKSKKPHSIGESLVLPAAIKIVTAMHGEAYANDLKSIPLSDNTVSRRISNISDDILKQFK is encoded by the exons atggacaaatttttaattaaacgacCTTCGACTTCTTGTGAAAgtgtaattgtaaataaaaaacgtaaattGTCGGAAACTACAACGGACCAATCTATTAATGAGGAAttggaagaaaaaaaaacttacaattTTGAGAACCATAAAAAAGAACGTAAATATCAAGATCAGTATATAAAATTTGgatttacttttattgaagaaaaaggTAAGCATCGTCCTAAGtgtttaatatgtttagaaATATTGGCTTCCGAAAGTATGAAACCCTCTAAACTTAAACGACATTTAGAAACAAAACATCCGCAATTCA TTTCACAAAAAGCTTTAGTTGCATCATTCGAGGTTTCATACTTAAtagcaaaatcaaaaaaaccgCATTCGATTGGCGAATCTCTTGTCTTGCCAGCtgctataaaaattgtaacggCTATGCACGGCGAGGCATAtgcaaatgatttaaaatcaattccaTTATCTGATAACACTGTATCACGTCGAATTTCGAACATATCTgatgatatattaaaacaatttaaatag